In the genome of Pseudanabaena mucicola str. Chao 1806, the window CGATTTCATTTTTAGCTTGATTAGAAATCTCTGGCTGTAAATATTCTTTACCCATCAGAGTTAAAATTCTATGAACAATATCGATCACAGATATTTGTAATTCATTGCTAAAGTTAAAAGCTTCGCCTAAAATTTCAGGACGATCCATATTTTCGGCTAGATAGAGATAGGCAAGGACTCCATCTTTTACATAAAAATAATCTCGAATATAGTTGCCGTTACTGCGAATTATCACTGGGCGATCGCTTAAAGCTGAACGAATTGTATCAGGAATAATCCGATTAAAATTAAGATCACCGCCGCCATAAAAATTGCCACAACGAGTCACACAAACAGGGAGATTATAACTTTTGTAATAAGTCTGACAAATGAGATCGGCGCAGCTTTTGGAAACATCATAGGGATGATCTCCCTGTAAAGGTGTAGTTTCGTCATAGGGCATATTTTTTTGAGCGCCGTAAGCCTTATCACTAGAAGCAGCGATAATTCGTCCCACAGTGCCAACACGCCGACAGGCTTCCAAAACATTCCATGTGCCTTTGATATTGGCTTCAAAGGTGGATAATGGTTCCCGATTAGCTACTCCCACAATAGTTTGGGCTGCTAAATGAAATACGGTTTCCACTTCATATTCATTGATGGTGCGCTCTAGGACTGATATATCTTCGACTTTGCCATAGACTGTAACCATTCTCTTTTCTAATCCCATTTGGAACAATCTCGATTGAGGAGTCCAGTCTCTTATGAGTCCGACTACTTTTGCGCCGCGATCGACTAGTTCTTGAGTCATCCAACTGCCTAAAAAGCCAGTACAGCCTGTGACTAAAACGGATCGATTTTGCCAAAAGTTATTCATAACCAGACCTTCCAAGGTGCATTCTTGCTTGCCCACAACTCATTCAAATATTTATATTCCCGATAGGTGTCCATGGCATAGAAGAATCCATGATGTCTATATGCCATCAGTTGCCCATTCTTAGCAAGATTCTCCAATGGTTCCTGTTCTAAAATGCAATCCAAACCTCCCAAATAATTGAAAACTTCGCGATTGAATACAAAAAAACCGACACTTGCCCACCCATCAATTTGAGGCTTTTCGGTGAAGTCTAACACTTCTTCGCGATCGCTAATATTCAGAATGCCAAATCGTGAGAAGGGGCGGACAGTGGTGACAGTAGCAATTTTGCCATGACTCCGATGAAATTCAAGCAAGGCAGGAATGTCAATATCCGCAACGCCATCTCCATAGCTGACT includes:
- a CDS encoding GDP-mannose 4,6-dehydratase, giving the protein MNNFWQNRSVLVTGCTGFLGSWMTQELVDRGAKVVGLIRDWTPQSRLFQMGLEKRMVTVYGKVEDISVLERTINEYEVETVFHLAAQTIVGVANREPLSTFEANIKGTWNVLEACRRVGTVGRIIAASSDKAYGAQKNMPYDETTPLQGDHPYDVSKSCADLICQTYYKSYNLPVCVTRCGNFYGGGDLNFNRIIPDTIRSALSDRPVIIRSNGNYIRDYFYVKDGVLAYLYLAENMDRPEILGEAFNFSNELQISVIDIVHRILTLMGKEYLQPEISNQAKNEIEHQYLSAAKARKLLNWSSCYSLEEGLQEAITWYTDFLQPQLNKYQ
- the rfbF gene encoding glucose-1-phosphate cytidylyltransferase; this translates as MKVILFCGGQGTRLREETEYRPKPLVEIGGRPILWHIMKLFAHYGLSDFVLCLGYRGNMIKEYFLNYEAMNNDFTIRLGQQLQVQYHMHSDQDFAVTLADTGLETMTGGRLKLVSKYIDDEIFIVSYGDGVADIDIPALLEFHRSHGKIATVTTVRPFSRFGILNISDREEVLDFTEKPQIDGWASVGFFVFNREVFNYLGGLDCILEQEPLENLAKNGQLMAYRHHGFFYAMDTYREYKYLNELWASKNAPWKVWL